One stretch of Sulfolobales archaeon DNA includes these proteins:
- a CDS encoding DUF981 family protein — translation MPLLFTDPLDLWLMILGATLLVAAYGVYVNVVRVKSIGEISKSLGGGKQEAGEMLRQALPADVALINKGIGLYFISVGIYALASGLWGTFVWPLPGSYNIVLIDPWALFGVALLIIGIALWSGLSPRYIAIPLAPLGIPVIVYSLVIWSMRLTRTPELSGLMYFLIGLSALLSPLVLRESSYRKALGWLAIVFLVIAAAIAIFIGANASFGHVAGWSKWTPWYGAVNVTG, via the coding sequence ATGCCCCTACTATTCACAGACCCGCTTGATTTGTGGCTAATGATACTGGGTGCAACGCTATTAGTAGCTGCGTATGGCGTCTATGTTAATGTTGTGAGGGTGAAGAGTATTGGCGAGATTTCTAAGAGCCTCGGTGGTGGTAAGCAGGAGGCTGGTGAGATGCTTAGGCAGGCCCTTCCAGCAGATGTTGCTTTAATTAACAAGGGGATTGGGCTTTACTTCATATCTGTTGGGATATACGCGCTCGCATCCGGTCTATGGGGTACTTTTGTATGGCCGCTGCCTGGGAGCTATAACATAGTTCTTATAGATCCATGGGCTTTATTCGGCGTAGCCCTTCTAATCATAGGCATTGCGCTCTGGAGTGGTTTGAGCCCAAGGTATATAGCTATACCTCTAGCCCCTCTAGGGATACCTGTGATAGTCTATAGCCTTGTGATCTGGAGTATGAGGCTCACCAGAACCCCGGAGCTCTCAGGACTAATGTACTTCCTAATAGGCCTCTCAGCACTATTATCGCCTCTAGTGCTGAGGGAGAGCAGCTATAGAAAGGCTCTTGGATGGCTGGCGATAGTATTCCTAGTTATCGCTGCGGCGATAGCTATATTCATAGGTGCCAACGCATCCTTCGGACATGTGGCTGGATGGAGTAAGTGGACACCCTGGTACGGGGCTGTCAACGTAACTGGATAG
- the gapN gene encoding NADP-dependent glyceraldehyde-3-phosphate dehydrogenase, whose product MVKLEITSPAFREIYRVGSDGIPIFKNYIAGEWVEGRAFYDVRSPIDQSVIARISIPDLSDVERALEIVYRYGRWDIRNLPGYKRLDILHRTADLLESNMDDLVNSLVLNAGKTFGAAKGEVKASIDRLRRSDLDLRKIQGDYIPGDWSDETTETEAIVRREPVGIVLAITPFNYPLFDTVNKLSYSVIAGNAFIVKPSSLDPIPVAMFIRLLELAGFPRRALALLMLKGSDMEKILSDPRIGAISLTGSTETGLKVLKSAGIKQFIMELGGGDTAVVLSDADLEWSAQRIARGIYSYSGQRCDAIKLILAEEPIYERIKSLLVEELKKVKVGDPRDPSVDMGPLIEARAVDEMVRAIEDAVSKGGRILVGGRRLGDTYIEPTLIEVPKDRLNEIEAYRREIFAPIALITSVKGVEEAAEISNRRPYGLDAAIFGKDINKIRYLIRHLEVGAIYINDYPRHGIGYYPFGGRKNSGIGREGIGYAIEYTTAYKTIVYNYKGKGIWEYL is encoded by the coding sequence ATGGTTAAACTCGAGATAACATCTCCAGCCTTTAGAGAGATCTATAGGGTTGGTAGCGATGGCATACCGATCTTCAAGAACTATATAGCTGGCGAATGGGTCGAGGGAAGGGCTTTCTACGATGTGAGATCCCCTATAGATCAATCTGTCATTGCGAGGATCTCAATCCCCGATCTAAGCGATGTTGAGAGAGCTCTCGAGATAGTATATAGATATGGTAGGTGGGATATAAGAAACCTACCTGGCTATAAGAGGCTTGATATACTCCACCGCACAGCAGATCTTCTTGAGAGTAATATGGATGACCTGGTTAACTCTCTAGTGCTAAACGCTGGGAAGACCTTTGGAGCTGCTAAGGGGGAGGTTAAAGCTTCTATTGATAGGCTTAGAAGATCTGATCTAGATCTGAGGAAGATCCAGGGAGACTATATACCAGGAGACTGGAGCGATGAAACAACAGAGACGGAGGCTATAGTTAGGAGAGAGCCTGTCGGCATCGTGCTAGCTATAACCCCATTTAACTATCCCCTTTTCGACACCGTTAATAAGCTCTCATACTCGGTGATAGCTGGTAATGCCTTTATAGTTAAACCATCATCTCTAGATCCTATCCCCGTCGCTATGTTCATAAGATTATTAGAGCTTGCAGGCTTTCCCAGGAGAGCTCTAGCTCTTCTAATGCTTAAGGGCAGCGATATGGAGAAGATCCTTTCAGATCCCAGGATAGGTGCTATAAGCCTCACAGGAAGCACCGAGACCGGGTTAAAGGTTCTTAAGTCCGCTGGTATTAAGCAGTTTATCATGGAGTTAGGAGGAGGCGATACAGCAGTTGTTCTAAGCGATGCCGATCTAGAGTGGAGTGCCCAGAGGATTGCAAGGGGTATATATAGCTATAGTGGACAGAGATGTGATGCTATAAAGCTGATCCTCGCTGAAGAGCCTATATACGAGAGAATCAAATCCCTCCTGGTTGAGGAGCTAAAGAAGGTGAAGGTAGGCGATCCCAGAGACCCATCGGTTGATATGGGACCCCTTATAGAGGCTAGAGCGGTTGATGAGATGGTCAGAGCTATAGAGGATGCTGTTTCAAAGGGTGGCAGGATATTAGTAGGGGGTAGAAGGCTTGGCGATACATATATAGAGCCAACATTGATCGAAGTTCCAAAGGATAGGCTTAACGAGATCGAGGCTTATAGAAGGGAGATCTTCGCGCCAATAGCTTTGATAACAAGTGTTAAAGGTGTTGAAGAGGCTGCCGAGATAAGCAATAGAAGACCCTACGGGCTTGACGCAGCTATATTTGGCAAGGATATAAACAAGATCAGGTATCTCATAAGACATCTAGAGGTAGGCGCGATATATATAAATGACTATCCGAGACATGGTATAGGCTACTACCCATTCGGAGGTAGGAAGAACTCTGGGATCGGTAGGGAGGGGATAGGCTATGCGATCGAATATACAACTGCATATAAAACTATAGTTTATAACTATAAAGGTAAGGGTATATGGGAATACCTCTAG